The Bradysia coprophila strain Holo2 unplaced genomic scaffold, BU_Bcop_v1 contig_151, whole genome shotgun sequence genome contains a region encoding:
- the LOC119074340 gene encoding uncharacterized protein LOC119074340 → MAAKSRFIGDMHPRNFPAERKHMVPARVPAQKPVLSGVSMIVDKNHLNKAPAKKSFTKWKKQHDALFERKHIETTSQTKAFVSQRKGVADERSANAAKFELDFKRLAPTQTETSDEYKQFEHDCSNQCANFSAANLKRPQFHGMMAFSQLNRMARSEATRNTVPLVGQHDIKPTEETPSNPCSCRCVAVASSPISNTDPEDHPAAQSSLQVVDSSMEKAVQPKRPPTSKLLANIVEEQIEIVEQQKQILKQQNEIFHLQYQIEKLLLVNSSGLKNALSHKQLQSTASSNALQMETGASAEHCRNYSPNGRKSIGVMTSCHLNEICSPVAIVGSGSPKDTMLERINKIIENSPPMINYKQTHGNRNCRISPHRTDINISSQTLIYKASARNNVSTNEPKIADRSFALHLLDMKYHPETPITTPMNRHVSPRHNTIEKSKLSPSKSTDNDFVPSNISPDKYDYLIRHGLLKK, encoded by the exons ATGGCTGCCAAATCGCGTTTTATTGGCGATATGCATCCGCGGAATTTTCCTGCTGAAAGGAAACATATGGTTCCGGCAAGG GTACCAGCTCAAAAACCAGTTTTGTCTGGCGTTTCTATGATTGTCGATAAGAATCACCTAAATAAAGCTCCTGCGAAAAAGTCGtttacaaaatggaaaaaacaACACGACGCCCTGTTCGAACGAAAACACATTGAAACCACGAGCCAAACGAAGGCATTCGTCAGTCAAAGAAAAGGCGTTGCGGATGAACGCTCGGCTAATGCGGCAAAATTTGAGTTGGATTTTAAAAGACTCGCTCCAACACAAACGGAGACTTCTGACGAATATAAACAGTTCGAGCATGACTGTAGCAACCAATGCGCAAACTTTTCAGCCGCTAACCTGAAACGACCTCAATTCCATGGCATGATGGCATTTTCGCAACTAAATAGAATGGCGCGATCTGAAGCGACAAGAAATACGGTTCCCCTGGTTGGACAACATGATATAAAACCGACTGAGGAAACTCCATCGAATCCATGCAGTTGTCGGTGTGTAGCTGTTGCTTCCAGTCCGATTTCAAACACGGATCCCGAAGACCACCCAGCAGCACAATCAAGTCTGCAAGTCGTTGATTCATCAATGGAGAAGGCTGTTCAGCCTAAGCGGCCACCGACCAGTAAACTACTGGCGAATATCGTCGAAGAACAAATCGAAATCGTTGAACAGCAAAAGCAAATTCTCAAGCAGCAGAACGAGATATTCCATCTGCAATATCAAATCGAGAAACTGCTGCTGGTAAACAGCAGTGGCCTGAAGAACGCACTGTCACACAAACAACTACAGAGCACTGCCTCTTCGAATGCATTGCAAATGGAAACTGGTGCATCAGCTGAGCATTGCCGGAACTATTCACCGAACGGTCGAAAGTCAATTGGTGTGATGACCAGTTGTCACTTGAACGAAATTTGTTCACCTGTGGCCATCGTGGGAAGTGGTTCGCCCAAAGACACTATGCTGGAACGTATCaataaaatcatcgaaaattcaCCGCCAATGATAAACTACAAACAGACCCACGGCAACAGGAACTGTCGCATCTCTCCGCATCGAACAGACATCAATATTTCGTCTCAAAC TCTCATCTACAAGGCGTCGGCAAGAAACAATGTCTCCACGAACGAACCGAAAATTGCTGACCGTAGCTTCGCATTGCATTTGCTGGACATGAAATATCATCCGGAGACGCCGATAACGACGCCGATGAATCGTCACGTGAGTCCACGACACAACACAATCGAAAAGTCGAAACTTTCGCCGTCAAAGTCCACCGACAACGACTTTGTGCCATCCAATATATCTCCGGACAAATATGATTACCTTATACGACATGgacttttgaaaaaataa
- the LOC119074350 gene encoding nanos homolog 3-like produces the protein MDDQYRMIIEDIESLLNESCDMATPPADVPVTMKPFGFLPYKCFETLQNEAPILGLYRKWSTVESDEFIVQHHSTEQRTIAAPPLPVYNWTVEMMQSVLLNFWNARLRQNMMMTKRTCSFCKKNGMNYAIYSSHSLRLNGVLQCPYLLKCQCSFCFKNGHTTSYCPLKAAGMTGTAGIY, from the exons ATGGACGATCAGTACCGCATGATAATCGAAGACATTGAATCATTGCTCAATGAAAGCTGTGACATGGCGACTCCGCCAGCGGATGTCCCTGTGACGATGAAACCATTCGGTTTCCTACCGTACAAGTGTTTCGAAACCCTCCAAAACGAGGCACCGATACTCGGCCTGTATAGAAAATGGTCGACAGTGGAATCGGACGAGTTTATTGTCCAACATCATTCCACGGAACAACGAACAATTGCAGCACCACCATTACCGGTATACAATTGGACGGTCGAAATGATGCAGAGTGTACTGCTAAATTTCTGGAACGCTCGGCTGCGCCAGAATATGATGATGACGAAGCGTACgtgttcattttgtaaaaagaacgGCATGAATTA TGCCATTTATTCGTCGCATTCCCTACGACTCAACGGTGTACTTCAGTGTCCATACCTACTGAAATGCCAATGCAGTTTTTGCTTCAAGAATGGACACACCAC GAGCTACTGTCCACTGAAGGCAGCAGGAATGACAGGAACGGCAGGAATTTACTGA
- the LOC119074339 gene encoding plasminogen activator inhibitor 1-like isoform X2, which produces MWIYNTFAALAVLASAVPIRAANHAVNIDSIYFPDDSVISIKNRHSVASQRQQPQSFNPPARIPIPTSPSSQLIPTTLQSSQSYNYDPITDFAWSTFKGSKISNPIGNLILCPLLVQLILSQIEVAAVGNTKDEIRTVIRNVDPKLLARLVYGIKSTKFRNEINLASAIFSSRNMGLNATFVQESRSRDVSIQPVDFGNTNEALYIINNWISAATKNHIRNLFKPDHLYGLKVLLTNTMYFRGIWKTAFNESQTTFDRFDTTDKLNRGIAFMNKVEKLRGSEFESGGGAKGTWIELPYEGNEFSMVLILPEIRHTLDHLIRQLTSADIANIIGQLEEPYKRLVYLKMPKFSIQSSFSLTNVLLKMGLVNLFTTQSQLPYLTNNHEPVAVSDVLQHTVLNVDEYGSVATAATLLSVVTLSLDGMPRELVFVANQPFLAIIVDKRSRVPLFVAKIFDP; this is translated from the exons atgtGGATCTACAATACGTTTGCAG CTTTAGCAGTACTGGCCTCAGCCGTACCGATTCGAGCAGCAAATCATGCCGTGAATATCGACTCAATTTACTTCCCCGATGATAGCGTCATCAGTATCA AAAATAGACATTCAGTTGCTAGTCAACGCCAACAACCACAATCATTCAATCCTCCAGCACGAATTCCAATACCAACTTCTCCATCGTCCCAATTAATCCCAACGACATTACAATCCTCCCAATCGTACAACTATGATCCGATTACAGATTTTGCGTGGAGCACTTTTAAG GGCTCGAAAATATCCAATCCAATTGGTAACTTAATTCTGTGTCCTCTTCTGGTCCAACTGATTCtatcacaaattgaagtaGCTGCTGTTGGTAACACTAAAGATGAGATTAGAACTGTTATTCGGAACGTCGATCCGAAGTTACTCGCTCGCTTGGTTTATGGCATAAAATCGACCAAATTTCGCAACGAAATCAATTTAGCGTCGGCCATATTCAGTTCTAGGAACATGGG TTTAAACGCCACATTCGTTCAAGAGTCCAGATCTCGAGACGTTAGCATACAGCCGGTAGACTTCGGCAACACAAACGAGGCCCTGTACATAATAAACAATTGGATTTCCGCTGCAACAAAGAATCACATCCGGAATCTGTTCAAACCGGATCATTTGTATGGATTGAAAGTGTTGCTGACGAATACGATGTACTTCCGCGGTATATGGAAAACTGCGTTCAACGAATCGCAGACTACTTTCGACCGTTTCGATACAACCGACAAATTGAACAGAGGCATCGCATTTAtgaataaagttgaaaaactGCGAGGAAGTGAATTTGAATCTGGCGGTGGGGCGAAAGGTACTTGGATCGAACTGCCGTATGAG GGAAACGAGTTCTCTATGGTGCTGATATTACCCGAAATAAGACACACTCTGGACCACCTAATTCGTCAGCTTACATCAGCTGATATAGCGAATATCATCGGTCAATTAGAAGAACCGTATAAGAGATTGGTTTACCTTAAGATGCcgaaattttcgattcaatCGTCGTTTTCGCTAACCAACGTTCTACTGAAG ATGGGACTGGTAAACCTGTTCACCACACAATCTCAATTGCCATATTTAACCAACAATCACGAACCAGTCGCGGTTAGTGATGTACTTCAGCACACCGTACTCAATGTGGACGAATATGGTAGCGTAGCAACGGCAGCGACATTGTTATCCGTTGTGACATTGAGTCTGGATGGAATGCCACGGGAACTGGTATTTGTCGCTAATCAACCATTTCTGGCGATTATTGTGGACAAGCGATCGAGGGTTCCGTTATTTGTGGCGAAAATTTTCGATCCCTGA
- the LOC119074339 gene encoding plasminogen activator inhibitor 1-like isoform X1 — MWIYNTFAALAVLASAVPIRAANHAVNIDSIYFPDDSVISISKRQVNKNLNLVYQNHDRIVENRHSVASQRQQPQSFNPPARIPIPTSPSSQLIPTTLQSSQSYNYDPITDFAWSTFKGSKISNPIGNLILCPLLVQLILSQIEVAAVGNTKDEIRTVIRNVDPKLLARLVYGIKSTKFRNEINLASAIFSSRNMGLNATFVQESRSRDVSIQPVDFGNTNEALYIINNWISAATKNHIRNLFKPDHLYGLKVLLTNTMYFRGIWKTAFNESQTTFDRFDTTDKLNRGIAFMNKVEKLRGSEFESGGGAKGTWIELPYEGNEFSMVLILPEIRHTLDHLIRQLTSADIANIIGQLEEPYKRLVYLKMPKFSIQSSFSLTNVLLKMGLVNLFTTQSQLPYLTNNHEPVAVSDVLQHTVLNVDEYGSVATAATLLSVVTLSLDGMPRELVFVANQPFLAIIVDKRSRVPLFVAKIFDP; from the exons atgtGGATCTACAATACGTTTGCAG CTTTAGCAGTACTGGCCTCAGCCGTACCGATTCGAGCAGCAAATCATGCCGTGAATATCGACTCAATTTACTTCCCCGATGATAGCGTCATCAGTATCAGTAAACGACaagtcaataaaaatttgaatttagtaTACCAAAACCACGATCGCATTGTAGAAAATAGACATTCAGTTGCTAGTCAACGCCAACAACCACAATCATTCAATCCTCCAGCACGAATTCCAATACCAACTTCTCCATCGTCCCAATTAATCCCAACGACATTACAATCCTCCCAATCGTACAACTATGATCCGATTACAGATTTTGCGTGGAGCACTTTTAAG GGCTCGAAAATATCCAATCCAATTGGTAACTTAATTCTGTGTCCTCTTCTGGTCCAACTGATTCtatcacaaattgaagtaGCTGCTGTTGGTAACACTAAAGATGAGATTAGAACTGTTATTCGGAACGTCGATCCGAAGTTACTCGCTCGCTTGGTTTATGGCATAAAATCGACCAAATTTCGCAACGAAATCAATTTAGCGTCGGCCATATTCAGTTCTAGGAACATGGG TTTAAACGCCACATTCGTTCAAGAGTCCAGATCTCGAGACGTTAGCATACAGCCGGTAGACTTCGGCAACACAAACGAGGCCCTGTACATAATAAACAATTGGATTTCCGCTGCAACAAAGAATCACATCCGGAATCTGTTCAAACCGGATCATTTGTATGGATTGAAAGTGTTGCTGACGAATACGATGTACTTCCGCGGTATATGGAAAACTGCGTTCAACGAATCGCAGACTACTTTCGACCGTTTCGATACAACCGACAAATTGAACAGAGGCATCGCATTTAtgaataaagttgaaaaactGCGAGGAAGTGAATTTGAATCTGGCGGTGGGGCGAAAGGTACTTGGATCGAACTGCCGTATGAG GGAAACGAGTTCTCTATGGTGCTGATATTACCCGAAATAAGACACACTCTGGACCACCTAATTCGTCAGCTTACATCAGCTGATATAGCGAATATCATCGGTCAATTAGAAGAACCGTATAAGAGATTGGTTTACCTTAAGATGCcgaaattttcgattcaatCGTCGTTTTCGCTAACCAACGTTCTACTGAAG ATGGGACTGGTAAACCTGTTCACCACACAATCTCAATTGCCATATTTAACCAACAATCACGAACCAGTCGCGGTTAGTGATGTACTTCAGCACACCGTACTCAATGTGGACGAATATGGTAGCGTAGCAACGGCAGCGACATTGTTATCCGTTGTGACATTGAGTCTGGATGGAATGCCACGGGAACTGGTATTTGTCGCTAATCAACCATTTCTGGCGATTATTGTGGACAAGCGATCGAGGGTTCCGTTATTTGTGGCGAAAATTTTCGATCCCTGA
- the LOC119074345 gene encoding uncharacterized protein LOC119074345, with protein sequence MFVVLCAIFALALTGTEAQDYATGVQISSFATAEEPTCTKTGPECAADCSTLMICMAGDPTPLDTVLCSSPNQYCVNGACTTKPTSQCTSAPSFTCTDDGVFPEPSDCTRYRTCEAGESSLLQCPTGFVFNSQLNVCQRGTLPCSKIDCSKASTSKPYIVYASNTRFYAYCIFNAGNIRTIMFRCGESEIFDTSINACRLNCKAKGYYQNPSSCNEYFYCSAASAKPSEVMACPPNYVFDGTGCNSDASKCKFPPPAVV encoded by the exons ATGTTCGTTGTACTCTGTGCAATATTCGCTTTGGCGCTG ACTGGTACCGAAGCCCAAGACTATGCAACAGGCGTGCAAATTTCATCTTTTGCAACCGCCGAAGAACCAACATGTACCAAAACTGGTCCCGAATGTGCAGCCGATTGCTCAACATTAATG ATCTGTATGGCCGGTGATCCTACACCATTAGACACAGTCCTTTGCTCTTCTCCAAATCAGTATTGCGTGAACGGTGCCTGTACAACGAAACCAACCAGCCAATGCACTAGCGCACCATCATTTACCTGCACTGACGATGGGGTATTTCCAG AACCCTCGGACTGTACCAGATATCGAACCTGTGAAGCAGGAGAATCTTCACTACTGCAGTGTCCAACTGGATTTGTATTCAATTCTCAACTCAACGTTTGCCAAAGGGGAACATTACCTTGCTCCAAAATCGACTGCTCAAAGGCATCCACCTCCAAGCCGTACATTGTCTACGCTAGCAATACCAGATTTTATGCTTACTGTATATTCAATGCGGGAAACATCCGAACAATTATGTTCCGATGTGGAGAAAGTGAGATCTTCGACACCTCCATCAATGCATGCCGACTCAATTGCAAAGCCAAAGGATACTACCAGAACCCATCCAGTTGCAATGAATATTTCTATTGTAGTGCTGCTTCAGCTAAACCATCCGAGGTGATGGCCTGTCCACCAAATTATGTGTTCGATGGCACTGGTTGCAACAGCGATGCCAGCAAATGTAAATTCCCTCCTCCAGCTGTtgtttag